One Paracoccus liaowanqingii genomic region harbors:
- a CDS encoding transcriptional regulator NanR, whose amino-acid sequence MSRNSNGQAPDRILRRKLSDQVFERLRDLMASGELAPGAPMPSERDLMERFGVGRPAVREALQHMQSMGLITINHGERSRVNALSADSVLNRVDDVARMLLSSEPDQLDHLKEARRMFECGLVRVATGSATPEDLQDLHALIDRQSACIGDAAQFVTLDIAFHNRIAAITGNPILVATSQSMLRWLFQYHGVLLHWSGKEEVTLTEHRDMADLIGHGDPDAAVRAMQAHLDRSNLLYVHPQGQAAAQV is encoded by the coding sequence ATGAGCAGGAATAGCAACGGACAGGCCCCCGATCGCATCCTGCGGCGCAAGCTGTCCGATCAGGTGTTCGAACGCCTGCGCGACCTGATGGCCAGCGGAGAGTTGGCGCCCGGCGCGCCCATGCCCTCCGAGCGGGATCTGATGGAGCGCTTCGGCGTCGGGCGCCCCGCCGTGCGCGAGGCCTTGCAGCACATGCAGTCGATGGGCCTCATCACCATCAACCACGGAGAGCGCAGCCGCGTGAACGCGCTGAGCGCCGACAGCGTCCTGAACCGGGTGGACGACGTGGCACGGATGCTGCTGTCCTCCGAACCCGACCAGCTGGACCATCTGAAGGAGGCGCGGCGCATGTTCGAATGCGGCCTCGTCCGCGTCGCGACCGGGTCGGCCACGCCTGAGGATCTGCAGGATCTGCACGCGCTGATCGACCGCCAGAGCGCCTGCATCGGCGATGCGGCCCAGTTCGTGACGCTGGACATCGCCTTTCACAACCGCATCGCGGCGATCACGGGCAACCCGATCCTGGTGGCGACCAGCCAGTCGATGCTGCGCTGGTTGTTCCAGTATCACGGGGTCCTGCTGCACTGGTCCGGCAAGGAAGAGGTCACCCTGACCGAACATCGCGACATGGCGGACCTGATCGGGCATGGCGATCCCGATGCCGCCGTTCGCGCGATGCAGGCCCATCTGGACCGCTCCAACCTGCTCTACGTCCATCCTCAGGGTCAGGCCGCGGCGCAGGTATGA
- a CDS encoding mechanosensitive ion channel family protein, protein MIRIRKSLALLLIVATAGLPALAQDAVFETPALNTGLGPVPDRIDRDTPRAAMASFLRAADDEDWSAAAHLLDLGELPPSRQAAEGPRLAHHLYDVIDRKAVLDWSALLNRPDALQIQGGDTEATAGDPRRSLLLRDLPLDVAPVEIRLNRLQPEGTDQPVWVFPVETVRHVPALHEMYGPSQFELALPEAMRTKTVGGLMRWEWIGLPVLIVAAVLLGWTVHRTLRLARRHAQGRIATGILAASSKPLIIASVTGLIWWVTSNVFVFSGRIDVFLAPAIATGFVTAALLFIVSSIEALLNGLVAPGEDVDLTLAKQAESRVLATRLNAARRVLVVVVFLIGAGVVLSSADLASNLGLSLLASAGAVTIVLGFAARNVLGNIMASLQIALNQSARVGDRVVYKGELCHVERINMTFVQLRNWDSTRLIVPVEEFASETFSNWTLQDPAMLRVLKLKLDPHADIDALRRVFDEVLDHVATLEIGQNLGDLDGSSVNVAEQDIFGIEVWFSIPCADPNSSWEVACAVREKLVARAAQMERDSGTPIFASAAAAGAA, encoded by the coding sequence ATGATCCGCATACGCAAGTCCCTCGCCCTTCTTCTGATCGTGGCGACCGCCGGCCTTCCCGCCCTTGCGCAGGATGCCGTCTTCGAAACCCCCGCGCTGAACACCGGCCTTGGCCCCGTGCCCGACCGGATCGACCGCGACACTCCGCGGGCCGCGATGGCCAGCTTTCTGCGGGCCGCCGATGACGAGGATTGGTCCGCCGCCGCGCATCTGCTCGATCTGGGCGAGCTGCCGCCGTCGCGGCAGGCCGCCGAGGGGCCGCGTCTGGCCCATCACCTTTATGACGTCATCGACCGCAAGGCGGTGCTGGACTGGTCCGCGCTGCTGAACCGTCCCGACGCGCTGCAGATCCAGGGCGGCGACACCGAGGCCACCGCCGGCGATCCCCGCCGGTCGCTGCTGCTGCGCGACCTGCCCCTGGACGTGGCCCCGGTCGAGATCCGCCTGAACCGCCTGCAGCCCGAGGGAACGGACCAGCCGGTCTGGGTCTTTCCGGTCGAGACCGTCCGCCACGTGCCCGCCCTGCACGAGATGTACGGCCCCTCGCAATTCGAGCTGGCCCTGCCCGAGGCGATGCGCACGAAGACCGTCGGCGGCCTGATGCGGTGGGAATGGATCGGCCTGCCAGTGCTGATCGTCGCGGCCGTTCTTTTGGGCTGGACCGTGCACCGGACCCTCAGGCTGGCGCGGCGCCATGCGCAGGGGCGGATCGCGACGGGCATCCTTGCGGCCTCGTCCAAGCCGCTGATCATCGCCAGCGTGACGGGGCTGATCTGGTGGGTCACCAGCAACGTCTTCGTCTTCTCGGGCCGGATCGACGTGTTCCTGGCCCCCGCCATCGCGACCGGCTTCGTGACGGCCGCGCTGCTCTTCATCGTCAGCAGCATCGAGGCGCTGCTGAACGGCCTGGTCGCGCCGGGCGAGGATGTCGACCTGACCCTGGCCAAGCAGGCCGAATCCCGCGTCCTTGCGACCCGCCTGAACGCGGCGCGGCGGGTGCTGGTGGTCGTGGTCTTCCTGATCGGCGCCGGGGTGGTCCTGTCCTCGGCCGATCTGGCCAGCAATCTGGGCCTGTCGCTTCTGGCCTCGGCGGGGGCGGTGACGATCGTGCTGGGCTTTGCCGCGCGCAATGTGCTGGGCAACATCATGGCCTCGCTGCAGATCGCGCTGAACCAGTCGGCCCGGGTCGGCGACCGTGTCGTCTACAAGGGCGAGCTGTGCCATGTCGAGCGGATCAACATGACCTTCGTGCAGCTGCGCAACTGGGACAGCACGCGGCTGATCGTGCCGGTCGAGGAGTTCGCCTCCGAGACATTCTCGAACTGGACCCTTCAGGACCCGGCCATGCTGCGGGTCCTCAAGCTGAAGCTGGACCCGCATGCCGATATCGATGCCCTGCGCAGGGTGTTCGACGAGGTCCTGGACCACGTGGCCACCCTGGAGATCGGCCAAAACCTGGGCGATCTGGACGGATCCAGCGTCAATGTGGCCGAGCAGGACATCTTCGGGATCGAGGTCTGGTTCAGCATCCCTTGCGCCGATCCGAACTCCTCGTGGGAGGTGGCTTGCGCCGTGCGCGAGAAGCTGGTCGCCCGGGCGGCGCAGATGGAGAGGGACAGCGGGACCCCGATCTTCGCATCGGCCGCCGCAGCCGGGGCGGCCTGA
- a CDS encoding response regulator, with translation MTSAALSKTSALISRADSEADGETAFRRLAAAPVHLVISDYNMPGMDVLALLEALRGNPGTQRVGFILITGTATREMIEPGQKAGMNNFIAKPFTEEALLRCIETVTEKLQ, from the coding sequence ATGACCAGCGCCGCGCTGTCCAAAACCAGCGCCTTGATCTCGCGTGCGGATTCCGAGGCCGATGGCGAGACAGCGTTTCGCAGGCTGGCGGCGGCGCCGGTCCACCTGGTCATCTCGGACTACAACATGCCGGGCATGGACGTCCTGGCCCTATTGGAGGCGCTGCGCGGGAACCCCGGCACGCAACGGGTGGGCTTCATCCTGATCACCGGCACCGCTACCCGCGAGATGATCGAGCCGGGTCAGAAGGCCGGCATGAACAACTTCATCGCCAAACCCTTCACCGAGGAGGCGCTCTTGCGCTGCATCGAAACCGTGACTGAAAAGCTGCAGTGA